From Prionailurus viverrinus isolate Anna chromosome B2, UM_Priviv_1.0, whole genome shotgun sequence, the proteins below share one genomic window:
- the TNFAIP3 gene encoding tumor necrosis factor alpha-induced protein 3 encodes MAEQLLPQALYLSNMRKAVKIRERTPEDIFKPTNGIIHHFKSMHRYTLEMFRTCQFCPQFREIIHKALIDRTIQASLESQKKLNWCREVRKLVALKTNGDGNCLMHAASQYMWGVQDTDLVLRKALFSTLKETDTRNFKFRWQLESLKSQEFVETGLCYDTRNWTDEWDSLVKMASTDTPMARGGLQYNSLEEIHIFVLCNILRRPIIVISDKMLRSLESGSNFAPLKVGGIYLPLHWPAQECYRYPIILGYDSQHFVPLVTLKDSGPEIRAVPLVNRERGRFEDLKVHFLTDPENEMKEKLLKEYLMVIEIPVQGWDHGTTHLINAAKLDEANLPKEINLVDDYFELVQHEYKKWQENSEQERREARAQNPLEPSVPQLSLMDVKCETPNCPFFMSVNTQPLCHECSERRQSNHTKSSKLHSKPGPEGLPGAAAGASRGEAYEPGGWSPEEPTGGPHSAPPTAPSLFLFSETTAMKCRSPGCPFTLNVQHNGFCERCHQARQLNAGHTSDSVRHLDPGKCRACLQDVTRTFNGICSTCFKRTTAEPSSGLSSSVPPSCHQRSKSDPSQLIQSLSPHSCRRAGTEAPSGCLSQAPRTPGDRTGTSKCRKAGCMYFGTPENKGFCTLCFIEYRENKHFVAASTKASPTAPRFQNAVPCLGRECGTLGSTVFEGYCQKCFIEAQTQRFHEAKRTEEHLRSSQRRDVPRTTPSASRPKCARASCKNILACRSEELCMECQHLSQRAGPTPHRGEPAPEEPPKQRCRAPACDHFGNAKCNGYCNECFQFKQLYG; translated from the exons ATGGCTGAACAACTCCTTCCCCAGGCTTTGTATTTGAGCAACATGCGGAAAGCTGTGAAGATACGAGAGAGAACTCCAGAAGATATATTTAAGCCTACCAATGGGATCATTCACCATTTCAAATCCATGCACCGGTACACGCTGGAAATGTTCAGAACTTGCCAGTTTTGTCCCCAGTTTCGGGAGATCATCCACAAAGCGCTCATTGACAGAACCATCCAGGCCTCCCTCGAAAGCCAGAAGAAGCTGAACTGGTGTCGAGAAGTCAGGAAGCTGGTGGCCCTGAAAACGAACG GCGATGGAAACTGCCTCATGCACGCTGCTTCCCAGTACATGTGGGGTGTTCAGGACACAGACTTGGTCCTGAGGAAGGCACTCTTCAGCACTCTCAAGGAGACAGATACACGCAACTTTAAATTCCGCTGGCAGCTGGAGTCTCTTAAGTCTCAGGAGTTTGTGGAAACGGGGCTTTGCTACGACACTCGG AATTGGACCGATGAGTGGGACAGCCTCGTCAAAATGGCATCCACAGACACACCCATGGCCCGAGGTGGACTTCAGTATAACTCACTGGAAGAAATACACATCTTTGTCCTTTGCAACATACTCAGAAGGCCGATCATTGTCATTTCAG ACAAAATGCTGAGAAGTCTGGAATCGGGTTCCAATTTCGCTCCTTTGAAGGTGGGCGGGATTTACCTGCCTCTGCACTGGCCGGCCCAAGAATGCTACCGATACCCCATCATTCTCGGCTACGACAGCCAGCACTTTGTACCCCTGGTGACCCTGAAGGACAGCGGCCCTG aaatcCGAGCTGTTCCACTTGTTAACAGAGAGCGAGGAAGATTTGAAGACTTAAAAGTTCACTTTTTGACCGATCCTGAAAACGAGATGAAGGAAAAGCTCTTGAAAGAGTACTTGATGGTGATCGAAATCCCCGTCCAAGGCTGGGACCACGGCACCACCCATTTGATCAATGCTGCAAA GCTGGATGAAGCTAACttaccaaaagaaataaacttggtAGATGATTACTTTGAACTCGTCCAGCACGAGTACAAGAAGTGGCAGGAGAACAGTGAGCAAGAGCGGAGAGAGGCGCGCGCTCAGAACCCTTTGGAACCTTCCGTGCCCCAGCTCTCCCTCATGGACGTAAAATGTGAAACGCCCAACTGTCCTTTCTTCATGTCCGTGAACACCCAGCCTTTGTGCCACGAGTGCTCCGAGAGGCGGCAAAGCAACCACACCAAGTCCTCAAAGCTGCACTCCAAGCCGGGCCCCGAGGGGCTCCCAGGCGCGGCGGCCGGGGCCTCGCGGGGTGAGGCCTACGAGCCCGGGGGCTGGAGCCCCGAGGAGCCGACCGGGGGGCCTCATTCGGCCCCTCCGACGGCGCCCAGCCTTTTCCTGTTCAGCGAGACCACCGCCATGAAATGCAGGAGCCCCGGCTGCCCTTTCACGCTGAACGTGCAGCACAACGGATTCTGTGAGCGGTGCCACCAGGCCCGGCAGCTTAACGCGGGCCACACCTCGGACAGCGTGAGGCACTTAGACCCCGGGAAGTGCCGAGCCTGCCTGCAGGATGTCACCAGGACGTTTAATGGAATCTGCAGTACTTGCTTCAAAAGGACTACGGCAGAGCCCTCCTCGGGCCTCAGCTCCAGCGTCCCTCCTTCCTGTCACCAGAGGTCCAAGTCGGACCCCTCGCAGCTCATCCAGAGTCTCTCCCCACATTCTTGCCGCAGAGCTGGGACCGAGGCTCCCTCTGGCTGCCTCTCTCAGGCCCCACGGACTCCAGGGGACAGGACAGGGACGAGCAAGTGCAGAAAAGCCGGCTGCATGTATTTCGGGACTCCAGAAAACAAAGGCTTCTGTACGCTGTGTTTCATCGAGTACAGAGAAAACAAAC ATTTCGTCGCCGCTTCCACGAAGGCCAGTCCCACGGCCCCCAGGTTCCAGAATGCCGTCCCCTGCCTGGGGAGGGAATGCGGCACCCTCGGAAGCACCGTGTTCGAAGGGTACTGCCAGAAGTGTTTCATCGAAGCGCAGACCCAGAGATTTCACGAGGCGAAAAGGACTGAAGAGCACCTG AGATCGAGCCAGCGCAGAGACGTGCCTCGGACCACGCCGAGCGCCTCGAGGCCCAAGTGCGCCCGGGCCTCCTGCAAGAACATCCTGGCCTGCCGCAGCGAGGAGCTCTGCATGGAGTGCCAGCACCTCAGCCAGCGAGCGGGCCCGACGCCGCACCGGGGCGAGCCGGCCCCCGAGGAGCCGCCCAAGCAGCGCTGCCGCGCCCCCGCCTGCGACCACTTCGGCAACGCCAAGTGTAACGGCTACTGCAACGAGTGCTTCCAGTTCAAGCAGCTGTACGGCTGA